AGCAGCATCGGCACCGGACCGAACGGCATCGACCGCACGCGCAGCCGCCGGATGTCGCGGCCGACGAAGCCCGCGTCCACGAGCGCCCGTTCGGTGTCGCGGTCCCAGTGGCATCCGTGGCAGACGCGCTTCGAGATGGGCGTGGCGACGCGCTGCACTGCCCGCTTCAGGGTGCGCGACGGGGCGAGGACGTGGTCGACGAACACGACGCGACCGCCGGGCACCAGCACCCGGCGCACCTCCGCGAGGGCGGCGGCGGGGTCGCCGACCGAGCAGAGCACGTAGGTGCCGACGACGGCGTCGACCGAGGCGTCGGGCAGCGGGATCCGCTCGGCGTGCGCGTCGAGGGGCGCGGCCTCGTGCCGCCACTCACGCGCCCGGATCGCGAGCTCGGCCCTCCGCTTGGCGTCGGGCTCGAGCCCCTGCCACTGCACGCCGGGATCGAACGCGCCGAAGTTGGCGCCGTCGCCCGCGCCGATCTCGAGCACGCGACCGCGCACCCGCCCCACGAACTCGCGCTCGAGGTCGTCGAGCGCGTCGTCGTCGATGAGGGGCGTCGTCACCATCGCACGGTACCGCGCCAGGCCCGACGCGTCAGCCCTGCGTCAGCCCTTCGTCGGGCCCGGTCGGCGCCCGGGTCAGCCCTGCACGCGCCCCGAACCGGCGGCGATGCGCTTCAGCAGCGGCGGCTTCGCGAGCACCCACGCCACGACCATGAGGGCGACGGATGCCGCGAACACCGTGAATCCGACCCAGTCGTCGGCGTCGCGCGCGGCGTACATCTGGTTGAGCTTCACCAGCGCGCCCGTGGTGAGCACGAGCACCACGTGCACGAAGACGAACGCGAGGAAGAAGAGCATCGTCGGGTAGTGCAGCGACTTGGCGAGCTTCTCGGGGAAGGCACGCACGAGCGGGCCCTCCAGCGGCCAGGCCGACGAGAGCCGCAGGCCGGTGACGATCGCGATCGGCGACGCGATGAACACGATCGCGAAGTAGGCCAGCTGCTGCAGCGAGTTGTAGACGACCCACGAGTCCTCGGTGGGCCAGTCGAGCGAGGCGTACTGCAGCGCCGCCGACAGCGCGTTCGGTACGACGGCCCAGTCCGTGGGCACGATGCGCAGCCACTGTCCGGTCGCGAAGAGCAGCACGACGTAGATGACGCCGTTGAGCACCCAGAACGCGTCGAGCCAGAGGTGGAACCAGAGGAAGATGCCCATGCGACGAGGGTTGCGCCGGGTGCGGGGCCAGCGGGTGTTGTCACGGGTCCAGAACCCGGGCGGGCGCTGCTTCGAGCGCAGCTGGAAGCCCGTGCGGATGATGAGCAGCAGGAAGAACGAGTTGAGGAAGTGCTGCCAGCCGAGCCATGCGGGAATGCCCACGGGCGTGCCCTCGGGCGGCGGGAGGATGCCCGGGTAGGTGTCGAGGAACTGCTCGACGGCCGGGAGCGTGCGCAGCCACCGGGCGATGAGCACGACGACGACGAGCAGCACAAGGGCGATGGCGACCGACCAGAGCACGCGGCCGCGCTGCGCCTTCCACCAGTCGCCGGCACGGGCGACGCGGCTGGGCTTCGGCGAGGTCACGGTCATCTCCGGGCGGTTCCTTCTGGGCACGTGCGGGTCGGCGGGGGCGGTGCGGCGGCGACGGCGTCGACGCCGCGGCGGGCACCGGCGCGGGTGATCGCTGCGAGAGCGGATGCCTCGACGATAGCGGCGGCGGCCGGGAGCGCGAAGTCCACGCGCAACAGCACGCCACACCTGCGGTGCCTGGGCCACCGCGCCCGCCGCGCCCGCCGGGCTTCGGGATCCGGAACGAGCTCACAGCGTGCGGCACTAGGGTTGCGACCACGGGGCCGTCCAGGCTCCCGATCAAAGGGCGTCACCGTGTCAGACAAGTCACCGAAGAAGTCGTCCAGCAAGACCGCAGCGTCCAAGACGCTCAAGGAGAAGCGCGCCGACAAGAAGGCGAAGGTGGCGGGCCGCGCCGGCAACGACGTCAGCGACGCCACGCACCGCAAGTAGCGCGCCGCTCGGCGAGGGTCACCACTCCCGGGAGCACCCGGGCGGGGGCCCGCCGTCGAGCGCGCCCCTCCTCGCAGTGGGCCGTACCGCCGGTCGGCGGGATCGCCCTTGACGCCGGCGGATGCCGGGAGGAGGCTCGCACCACGAGGCGCGGCATCCGCACCCGGCGGCGAGGAGGTGGACGCCATGACCCGACCGATCGAGGGCGTGGGAACGGCGACCGCCGCCTTCGTGGGGCTCGCCGAGGACGGTCCGATCGACACGCCGACCGTCGTCGACGGCTGGGGCACCGACGAGGACGCGCTCTACGAGCGATACCGGGCCCCGTCCCAGGGTCGCGCCCTGCGGAGCTTCTTCGAGAACGGCGGCGCCACGGCGGTCGCGGTCCAGGTGGGTGACGCGAGTGCGTCCGCCGTGCGGGGCGGCCTCGCGGCCCTCGAGGACGTGGACGTCAACCTGCTCGTGCTGCCGGCCGAGTCCGCCGAGCGCGAGGACGCCCGCGAGATCGTCGCCGAGGCGGTCGCGTTCTGCGAGCGACGCCGGGCCATGCTGCTCGTCGATCCGCCGCCTTCGTGGACGAGCGCCGAGGCGATCGCGGCCTTCCTGTCGGATGGCGCGGCCGCTGCCGTCGGCACCGCCAGCCCGAACGCGGCCCTGTACGCGCCCCGCCTCCGTCACGCGGGTCCCGCGCAGGCCGCTGCGGATGCGCCGTTCCCGCCCTCGGGCGCTGTCGCCGGCGTGATCGCACGCACCGACGCGGCGCAGGGTGTGTGGACCGCACCAGCCGGACAGGAGTCGGAGGTGTTCGGCGCCGACCTGGAATTCGAGCTCGGGCAGGACGACGTCCGCGAATTCGGCGCCCGGGGCGTGAACGCGCTGCGTACCTTCCCCGGCCGTCGTCCCATCGTGTGGGGCGCTCGCACCCTCGCGGCCGGCGTTCCCGAGGCGGGCGAGTGGAAGTACGTGCCCGTGCGACGCACCGCGCTGTTCCTCGAGGCGAGCATCGAGCGTGGCCTCGCCTGGACGGTGTTCGAGCCGAACGACGAGCCGCTGTGGCAGGAGGTCCGCGAGTCCGTCGGCGCGTTCCTGCACGACCTCTTCCGGGCGGGCGCCTTCCACGGCCACTCGCCGTCCGATGCGTTCTTCGTCCGGTGCGATCGCGGCACCATGTCGCCGGAGGACCTCGACGCCGGTGAGCTGGTCGTGCTCGTGGGGTTCGCCCCGATCCGGCCGGCCGAGTTCGTCGTGCTGCGGATTCGCGCGCGGGCGCTGCCGCCGAGGTGAGCGGATGCCGCGAGCCCTCGCCCGCGGCATCCACTCGCCCGTTCGGGGCAGTCCGGCCTACTCCGCGCCGCCGAAGAACGCCCGGAGGTCGCCGACGACGAGCTCGGGACGCTCGAGCGCCGCGAAGTGCCCGCCCTCCTCGAACCGGCTCCAGTGCACGATGTTCGTGTTGTCGCGCTCGGCGAACACCTTGATGGTCTGGAAGTCGTCCTTGAAGACGGCGACGCCGGTGCGCGCGGCGCTCACCTGGGGCTCGGCCGCGGCGCGTGCGTTGTCGAAGTAGCTGCGGCTCATGCCCGCGGCGGCGTTCGCGAACCAGTTCACGCTCACCTCGGTGAGGATCTTCTCGAGCGGCACGAGCGAGGTGCCGTTGCCGAACGAGTTGAACAGCTCGCTGTAAGCGAGGAGCCCGACCGGCGAGTCGCTGAGGCCGACGGCCACGGTCTGCGGGCGGGAGGCGTTCATCGTGTTGTAGCCGCCCACCGACTGGAACCACTGCATGTGCTCGAGGCCCGCGTAGTCCTGGGGCTCGAGCCGCTCGAACTCGCTCGGGTCGCCCGAGGGGAACGAGAACAGCTGCAGGACGTGCAGGCCGAGGAAGCCCTCGGGATCGAGCAACCCGAGCTCGCGGGCGACCATCGCGCCGTTGTCGGAGCCGTGGATGCCGTACTCGGCATACCCGAGCCGGCGCATGAGCGCGTCGTAGGCGCGGGCCACCCGGGCGGTGGTCCAGCCGGCCTCGGCGACGGGGGTCGAGAAGCCGTAGCCCGGGGCATCCGGGATCACGACGTCGAACGCGTCCTCGGCTCGGCCGCCGTGCGCGACGGGGTCGACGAGGGGGCCGATGAGGTCGAGGTAGTCGACGGATGACCCCGGGTAGGTGTGCGCGAGCAGCAGCGGCGTCGCGCCGGGGTGCTCGGAGCGCACGTGGATGAAGTGGATCGGCTGACCGTCGATCTCGGTCGTGAAGTGCGGCACGGCGTTGATGCGGGCCTCCTCGGCACGCCAGTCGTAGCTGGTGCGCCACTGCTCGACGGCGTCGCGGAGGTAGGCGTTCGGGGTGCCGGCGTCCCAGTCGTCGACCGGGGCGGGCTGCGGCAGCCGGGTGCGAGCGAGTCGCTCCATCAGGTCGTCGAGCTCGGCCTGCGAGACCTCGACGCGGAAGGGGCGGATGTCGGTGGAAGCGGTGGTGTTCGTCATGTCTTCGACGGTACGGTGCATATAGGCACGTTCGGTTCCTAATGACTCAATCGAGGTGACACGAGATGTCGGATACCGCCGCCCGGCTGCTCGCCCTGCTGTCGCTCCTGCAGACCCGACCGGATTGGAGCGGCACGGAGCTCGCGCAGCGCCTCGGCGTCTCGACGCGCACCATCCGCAACGACATCGACCGCCTGCGCGAGCTCGACTACCCGGTCGACGCCACGCGCGGCGCCGCCGGCGGCTACCGCCTGGGCGCCGGCGGCAAGCTGCCGCCGCTGCTGCTCGACGACGAGGAGGCGATCGCCGTGGCCGTCGGCCTGCGCGCCGCCACCGGCATCGCGGGGATCGGCGAGTCCAGCGCCCGCGCACTGGCCAAGCTCGAGCAGGTGCTGCCCTCGCGCCTGCGCCCGACCGTCGCGGCGATCGGCTCGGTCGTCGATCGCGCCCCCGAGAACGTCGGCACGGACGCCCCCGATCCCGAGGTCGATCCGGCCGTGCTCGCCGCGATCGCCGCCGCCATCCGCGACGAGGAATGGCTGCGCTTCGACGATCGAGGCACCGTCCGGCTCGTCGAGCCGTACCGCCTGCTCAGCTGGCAGCGGCGCTGGTACCTCGTCGCCCGCGACCCGGCCTCGGGCGAGTGGGGCGTGTTCCGGGCGGACTGGATCGAGCCGCGGATGCCGACCCGTCGCCGCTTCTCCCCCGTCCCGCTGCCCGGCGGCGACTACACGGCCTTCGCCATGCGCTCCATCGCGATGAGCGGCTGGAACGTGGACGCACGCCTGC
This DNA window, taken from Agromyces sp. 3263, encodes the following:
- a CDS encoding phage tail sheath subtilisin-like domain-containing protein produces the protein MTRPIEGVGTATAAFVGLAEDGPIDTPTVVDGWGTDEDALYERYRAPSQGRALRSFFENGGATAVAVQVGDASASAVRGGLAALEDVDVNLLVLPAESAEREDAREIVAEAVAFCERRRAMLLVDPPPSWTSAEAIAAFLSDGAAAAVGTASPNAALYAPRLRHAGPAQAAADAPFPPSGAVAGVIARTDAAQGVWTAPAGQESEVFGADLEFELGQDDVREFGARGVNALRTFPGRRPIVWGARTLAAGVPEAGEWKYVPVRRTALFLEASIERGLAWTVFEPNDEPLWQEVRESVGAFLHDLFRAGAFHGHSPSDAFFVRCDRGTMSPEDLDAGELVVLVGFAPIRPAEFVVLRIRARALPPR
- a CDS encoding epoxide hydrolase → MTNTTASTDIRPFRVEVSQAELDDLMERLARTRLPQPAPVDDWDAGTPNAYLRDAVEQWRTSYDWRAEEARINAVPHFTTEIDGQPIHFIHVRSEHPGATPLLLAHTYPGSSVDYLDLIGPLVDPVAHGGRAEDAFDVVIPDAPGYGFSTPVAEAGWTTARVARAYDALMRRLGYAEYGIHGSDNGAMVARELGLLDPEGFLGLHVLQLFSFPSGDPSEFERLEPQDYAGLEHMQWFQSVGGYNTMNASRPQTVAVGLSDSPVGLLAYSELFNSFGNGTSLVPLEKILTEVSVNWFANAAAGMSRSYFDNARAAAEPQVSAARTGVAVFKDDFQTIKVFAERDNTNIVHWSRFEEGGHFAALERPELVVGDLRAFFGGAE
- a CDS encoding cytochrome b/b6 domain-containing protein, with the protein product MTVTSPKPSRVARAGDWWKAQRGRVLWSVAIALVLLVVVVLIARWLRTLPAVEQFLDTYPGILPPPEGTPVGIPAWLGWQHFLNSFFLLLIIRTGFQLRSKQRPPGFWTRDNTRWPRTRRNPRRMGIFLWFHLWLDAFWVLNGVIYVVLLFATGQWLRIVPTDWAVVPNALSAALQYASLDWPTEDSWVVYNSLQQLAYFAIVFIASPIAIVTGLRLSSAWPLEGPLVRAFPEKLAKSLHYPTMLFFLAFVFVHVVLVLTTGALVKLNQMYAARDADDWVGFTVFAASVALMVVAWVLAKPPLLKRIAAGSGRVQG
- a CDS encoding class I SAM-dependent methyltransferase, producing MTTPLIDDDALDDLEREFVGRVRGRVLEIGAGDGANFGAFDPGVQWQGLEPDAKRRAELAIRAREWRHEAAPLDAHAERIPLPDASVDAVVGTYVLCSVGDPAAALAEVRRVLVPGGRVVFVDHVLAPSRTLKRAVQRVATPISKRVCHGCHWDRDTERALVDAGFVGRDIRRLRVRSMPFGPVPMLLFDGEAPGGLQA
- a CDS encoding WYL domain-containing protein: MSDTAARLLALLSLLQTRPDWSGTELAQRLGVSTRTIRNDIDRLRELDYPVDATRGAAGGYRLGAGGKLPPLLLDDEEAIAVAVGLRAATGIAGIGESSARALAKLEQVLPSRLRPTVAAIGSVVDRAPENVGTDAPDPEVDPAVLAAIAAAIRDEEWLRFDDRGTVRLVEPYRLLSWQRRWYLVARDPASGEWGVFRADWIEPRMPTRRRFSPVPLPGGDYTAFAMRSIAMSGWNVDARLRVAAPAAAVIARINPTVGVVEAVGDDASVLVTGADSLDTVAAYIGMLNMDFTVESPAELVPLLRTLSERYARAAAGGKVDA